The Candidatus Angelobacter sp. genome segment ATCCCATCGGAAAAAGACACCCACAACGCCGTGGACGAGGAAGCCGCAACGCTGCCCGATGACCTGAAACCCTACTCCAGCAATCGCAACGCTTCCACGTTCACCATCTCCTGCACTGGGAAGGTTCGTCCCCACTCCGCGGGGGTGACGTCGCGCGCCTCATGCCAGCGGGGATCCTCGATCCAATCGAGAAACTTGCGCAGGCTCGCACGCACCGTGGACGATGCGCCGCGTGCCAAAAGCGCTTTCGCCATGGTGGCATCGTGTTGTCGCCCGTTGGTATGGGCGCAACTTACCACCGCGTTGAAGAGCGGCGTGTGTCCGCCGAACCCGGCCGCATCCACTGTCGCCCGCGTGTCCACGTCTGCGCCGTGAGCGAGCAGCAGATCGAAAATCTCCTGCTCGTCGAAATCTATCGCCAGGTGCAGCAATGTCGTGCCGTCCAGTGGCGTTCCGCAAAGCCCGGACAGCCCATCATCAGGACATCCCAGCTCCGGCGGATAAATCTCCCGGTAACTGAAGCGACGGTTGATCAGGTCCCGATCGCGCCGCAAATAATCCTTCAACCGTTCGGCCCGCCCGCGATGAAAAGCCATCATCGGCGTGTCCGGAAGCTCGTATCCGCGCCGCGCAAAAATATCGAGAACAGCATGCTTGTCTTCGGGGCGCCGCGCGTAAGTGCCGAGCGCCAGCGCCAGTGGCGCGAGCCGGTTGCCATGCTGGTCCGTGAATGGCGCGTTCACATCGGCCAGAAACTGTAGGCCGGCCGGCTTGAG includes the following:
- a CDS encoding ankyrin repeat domain-containing protein; translated protein: MATVSRGLPQRPHLDIPKREARELLNAWRAARPEALERIRRQHPKFQSADTAALRAAVFRLSDAQLVIAREYGFAHWTELKVRINANPAAGALDAAIRADDREAVVQLLRANPKLLHVPVWSGNWGPPMSHAANLGRLEIIKAIAALGARDFQHAFDRALLQGRIECAKWLLDHGAKLVPGIVMGSCETLKPAGLQFLADVNAPFTDQHGNRLAPLALALGTYARRPEDKHAVLDIFARRGYELPDTPMMAFHRGRAERLKDYLRRDRDLINRRFSYREIYPPELGCPDDGLSGLCGTPLDGTTLLHLAIDFDEQEIFDLLLAHGADVDTRATVDAAGFGGHTPLFNAVVSCAHTNGRQHDATMAKALLARGASSTVRASLRKFLDWIEDPRWHEARDVTPAEWGRTFPVQEMVNVEALRLLE